A single window of Onychostoma macrolepis isolate SWU-2019 chromosome 16, ASM1243209v1, whole genome shotgun sequence DNA harbors:
- the spaca6 gene encoding sperm acrosome associated 6 isoform X3: protein MFAMIVKLLLFSSVINTVLNCYQCFIDVDDSLRLCWGHILTEYNIRNVDSCFITLESIFNNESRVIEAGKVGRGYDLMLKNILMAEIMPIVEEFDQQKNNGFQVQGAVYNCITCQYDSCEFPLDCPVKEIKVNENNRTQMWCKVPFLLPTDAEIVWRYAMEKTMLMDRFDEVTVGVDPLYFIPSARPEHSGTYQCEIFSQEHSLVRIYYYLTVVPMAQIGHAELQDVFEQALLPGGQFPPLSPTDPFTLWLPSPALVTTCLTAMLLLVFLSLGMLHWLSYQVGNKESDPAQETKLTEKKKYLIHC from the exons ATGTTTGCTATGATAGTAAAACTGTTGCTTTTCAGCTCGGTAATTAACACAGTTTTGAATTGCTATCAGTGCTTTATTGATGTCGATGACAGTCTACGATTGTGCTGGGGCCATATTCTCACCGAATACAATATAAGAAATGTAGACTCTTGTTTCATAACACTGGAAAGCATATTCAACAATGAATCGAGAGTAATTGAAGCAGGAAAAGTAG GGAGAGGCTATGACTTGATGCTGAAGAATATCTTGATGGCTGAAATTATGCCTATAGTGGAGGAATTTGACCAGCAGAAAAATAATG GTTTCCAGGTTCAAGGTGCTGTTTATAACTGCATAACCTGTCAGTACGACTCCTGTGAGTTCCCGCTGGATTGCCCCG TGAAGGAAATCAAAGTAAATGAGAATAACAGGACTCAGATGTGGTGTAAGGTCCCTTTCCTGCTTCCCACAGATGCAGAGATAGTCTGGAGATATGCAATG GAGAAAACGATGTTGATGGATCGGTTTGACGAGGTCACGGTTGGAGTGGATCCACTTTACTTCATCCCCTCTGCCCGGCCAGAGCACTCAGGCACCTACCAGTGTGAAATATTCTCTCAGGAGCACTCACTCGTCCGTATCTACTACTACCTCACAG TAGTCCCTATGGCACAGATAGGCCATGCAGAACTACAGGATGTCTTTGAACAGGCTCTCCTCCCAGGAGGCCAGTTCCCTCCCCTGTCCCCTACAGATCCATTCACCTTATGGCTGCCCAGTCCTGCCCTTGTCACCACCTGTCTGACTGCAATGCTTCTGCTGGTCTTCCTTAGTCTagg GATGCTACATTGGTTATCTTATCAAGTTGGGAACAAGGAGTCTGATCCAGCTCAGGAAACAAAACTCACagaaaagaagaaatatttgATTCACTGCTAA
- the spaca6 gene encoding sperm acrosome associated 6 isoform X2, giving the protein MFAMIVKLLLFSSVINTVLNCYQCFIDVDDSLRLCWGHILTEYNIRNVDSCFITLESIFNNESRVIEAGKVGRGYDLMLKNILMAEIMPIVEEFDQQKNNDTVYKFRLRAAANNFIAAASRLPRDSGCFPPCGFQVQGAVYNCITCQYDSCEFPLDCPVKEIKVNENNRTQMWCKVPFLLPTDAEIVWRYAMEKTMLMDRFDEVTVGVDPLYFIPSARPEHSGTYQCEIFSQEHSLVRIYYYLTVPMAQIGHAELQDVFEQALLPGGQFPPLSPTDPFTLWLPSPALVTTCLTAMLLLVFLSLGMLHWLSYQVGNKESDPAQETKLTEKKKYLIHC; this is encoded by the exons ATGTTTGCTATGATAGTAAAACTGTTGCTTTTCAGCTCGGTAATTAACACAGTTTTGAATTGCTATCAGTGCTTTATTGATGTCGATGACAGTCTACGATTGTGCTGGGGCCATATTCTCACCGAATACAATATAAGAAATGTAGACTCTTGTTTCATAACACTGGAAAGCATATTCAACAATGAATCGAGAGTAATTGAAGCAGGAAAAGTAG GGAGAGGCTATGACTTGATGCTGAAGAATATCTTGATGGCTGAAATTATGCCTATAGTGGAGGAATTTGACCAGCAGAAAAATAATG atacagtatataAGTTCAGGCTACGGGCAGCAGCAAACAATTTCATTGCTGCAGCCTCAAGGCTGCCCAGAG ACTCTGGATGTTTCCCCCCATGTG GTTTCCAGGTTCAAGGTGCTGTTTATAACTGCATAACCTGTCAGTACGACTCCTGTGAGTTCCCGCTGGATTGCCCCG TGAAGGAAATCAAAGTAAATGAGAATAACAGGACTCAGATGTGGTGTAAGGTCCCTTTCCTGCTTCCCACAGATGCAGAGATAGTCTGGAGATATGCAATG GAGAAAACGATGTTGATGGATCGGTTTGACGAGGTCACGGTTGGAGTGGATCCACTTTACTTCATCCCCTCTGCCCGGCCAGAGCACTCAGGCACCTACCAGTGTGAAATATTCTCTCAGGAGCACTCACTCGTCCGTATCTACTACTACCTCACAG TCCCTATGGCACAGATAGGCCATGCAGAACTACAGGATGTCTTTGAACAGGCTCTCCTCCCAGGAGGCCAGTTCCCTCCCCTGTCCCCTACAGATCCATTCACCTTATGGCTGCCCAGTCCTGCCCTTGTCACCACCTGTCTGACTGCAATGCTTCTGCTGGTCTTCCTTAGTCTagg GATGCTACATTGGTTATCTTATCAAGTTGGGAACAAGGAGTCTGATCCAGCTCAGGAAACAAAACTCACagaaaagaagaaatatttgATTCACTGCTAA
- the spaca6 gene encoding sperm acrosome associated 6 isoform X4 yields the protein MFAMIVKLLLFSSVINTVLNCYQCFIDVDDSLRLCWGHILTEYNIRNVDSCFITLESIFNNESRVIEAGKVGRGYDLMLKNILMAEIMPIVEEFDQQKNNDTVYKFRLRAAANNFIAAASRLPRDSGCFPPCGFQVQGAVYNCITCQYDSCEFPLDCPVKEIKVNENNRTQMWCKVPFLLPTDAEIVWRYAMEKTMLMDRFDEVTVGVDPLYFIPSARPEHSGTYQCEIFSQEHSLVRIYYYLTGCYIGYLIKLGTRSLIQLRKQNSQKRRNI from the exons ATGTTTGCTATGATAGTAAAACTGTTGCTTTTCAGCTCGGTAATTAACACAGTTTTGAATTGCTATCAGTGCTTTATTGATGTCGATGACAGTCTACGATTGTGCTGGGGCCATATTCTCACCGAATACAATATAAGAAATGTAGACTCTTGTTTCATAACACTGGAAAGCATATTCAACAATGAATCGAGAGTAATTGAAGCAGGAAAAGTAG GGAGAGGCTATGACTTGATGCTGAAGAATATCTTGATGGCTGAAATTATGCCTATAGTGGAGGAATTTGACCAGCAGAAAAATAATG atacagtatataAGTTCAGGCTACGGGCAGCAGCAAACAATTTCATTGCTGCAGCCTCAAGGCTGCCCAGAG ACTCTGGATGTTTCCCCCCATGTG GTTTCCAGGTTCAAGGTGCTGTTTATAACTGCATAACCTGTCAGTACGACTCCTGTGAGTTCCCGCTGGATTGCCCCG TGAAGGAAATCAAAGTAAATGAGAATAACAGGACTCAGATGTGGTGTAAGGTCCCTTTCCTGCTTCCCACAGATGCAGAGATAGTCTGGAGATATGCAATG GAGAAAACGATGTTGATGGATCGGTTTGACGAGGTCACGGTTGGAGTGGATCCACTTTACTTCATCCCCTCTGCCCGGCCAGAGCACTCAGGCACCTACCAGTGTGAAATATTCTCTCAGGAGCACTCACTCGTCCGTATCTACTACTACCTCACAG GATGCTACATTGGTTATCTTATCAAGTTGGGAACAAGGAGTCTGATCCAGCTCAGGAAACAAAACTCACagaaaagaagaaatatttgA
- the spaca6 gene encoding sperm acrosome associated 6 isoform X1, whose translation MFAMIVKLLLFSSVINTVLNCYQCFIDVDDSLRLCWGHILTEYNIRNVDSCFITLESIFNNESRVIEAGKVGRGYDLMLKNILMAEIMPIVEEFDQQKNNDTVYKFRLRAAANNFIAAASRLPRDSGCFPPCGFQVQGAVYNCITCQYDSCEFPLDCPVKEIKVNENNRTQMWCKVPFLLPTDAEIVWRYAMEKTMLMDRFDEVTVGVDPLYFIPSARPEHSGTYQCEIFSQEHSLVRIYYYLTVVPMAQIGHAELQDVFEQALLPGGQFPPLSPTDPFTLWLPSPALVTTCLTAMLLLVFLSLGMLHWLSYQVGNKESDPAQETKLTEKKKYLIHC comes from the exons ATGTTTGCTATGATAGTAAAACTGTTGCTTTTCAGCTCGGTAATTAACACAGTTTTGAATTGCTATCAGTGCTTTATTGATGTCGATGACAGTCTACGATTGTGCTGGGGCCATATTCTCACCGAATACAATATAAGAAATGTAGACTCTTGTTTCATAACACTGGAAAGCATATTCAACAATGAATCGAGAGTAATTGAAGCAGGAAAAGTAG GGAGAGGCTATGACTTGATGCTGAAGAATATCTTGATGGCTGAAATTATGCCTATAGTGGAGGAATTTGACCAGCAGAAAAATAATG atacagtatataAGTTCAGGCTACGGGCAGCAGCAAACAATTTCATTGCTGCAGCCTCAAGGCTGCCCAGAG ACTCTGGATGTTTCCCCCCATGTG GTTTCCAGGTTCAAGGTGCTGTTTATAACTGCATAACCTGTCAGTACGACTCCTGTGAGTTCCCGCTGGATTGCCCCG TGAAGGAAATCAAAGTAAATGAGAATAACAGGACTCAGATGTGGTGTAAGGTCCCTTTCCTGCTTCCCACAGATGCAGAGATAGTCTGGAGATATGCAATG GAGAAAACGATGTTGATGGATCGGTTTGACGAGGTCACGGTTGGAGTGGATCCACTTTACTTCATCCCCTCTGCCCGGCCAGAGCACTCAGGCACCTACCAGTGTGAAATATTCTCTCAGGAGCACTCACTCGTCCGTATCTACTACTACCTCACAG TAGTCCCTATGGCACAGATAGGCCATGCAGAACTACAGGATGTCTTTGAACAGGCTCTCCTCCCAGGAGGCCAGTTCCCTCCCCTGTCCCCTACAGATCCATTCACCTTATGGCTGCCCAGTCCTGCCCTTGTCACCACCTGTCTGACTGCAATGCTTCTGCTGGTCTTCCTTAGTCTagg GATGCTACATTGGTTATCTTATCAAGTTGGGAACAAGGAGTCTGATCCAGCTCAGGAAACAAAACTCACagaaaagaagaaatatttgATTCACTGCTAA